A region of the Cricetulus griseus strain 17A/GY chromosome 7, alternate assembly CriGri-PICRH-1.0, whole genome shotgun sequence genome:
ACAAGAATTcactcccagctctctctccccaaaAAGAGTGTGCCTACTTTCCCAGATCCTCATAGTGACAAGATGAACTCAACGACATGGATCTTACAGTCCCCAAAGTCCAGTCAATATGACTCCAGGGGAAAGAGCTAGGATTGTTCCTGAACCCCTAGTCTGGATCAGAGGGGTCATTCCTGAGCCAACCTTTGTGGCCAGTAGCTGGGGGAGTATGGTGACTATTGAGGACTTGAAAAAACAACTTTTCCTGTGCAAGGTGGCTCGCCCCTGAAGTGCTGGCACTGGATGAATCTCAAACAGGAGGGCTGCTgggagttacaggccagcctgaattaTAAAGATGAAAACTGGAGGGAGAACCAACTCTATGGAGAGGTTTTCCAGGAAGAGAAGGTTCTGGAGAAACAGACACTAAAGAAGAGGTGGTTCCTGGGGGAAGAATTGAGGGGCTATAAGAAAATGCAGAGTGGATGCTGGGCTGTGAAATAAGGGACACTGGCAGCCGCACATGATGTACTCACTGAACTAAAGTGGACGGTGAGAAGCAGAGTCCTCCAGCCTGGAGCCCAGCTCAGCTTACCCCAACTGTTTCGTGCCATTGCAGGCAGGCATGCCCCGGACACTGAGTGCCTCCGACATGGTCACCCCGGGCAGCCTCAGCCCACCTCCCACAGAATCCACAGAAGGCGAGCAGGCTGGACAACCCCTCCTAGACGGAGCGCCATCTTCAGCCTCGCTGGACACTCTGATTCAGCACCTAGTGCCCACAGCCGATTACTACCCAGAGGTAGGTGAGCCacctggtgggggcagggggcaggagtGAGCATGGGACAGCTGACAGGAACGGCCTTGTGCCTGGGGAGTTGGGGCCGGCTGGTGACACACTCTGTGCCCTGATGAGCTTGTGTGGTATCCTCACTAGAAAGCCTACATCTTCACCTTCCTGCTGAGCTCTCGTCTCTTCATCGAGCCCCGGGAGCTCCTGGCTCGGGTGTGCCACCTGTGCATAGAGCAGCAACAGCTGGACAAGCCGGTGCTGGACAAGGTGAGGAGCTGGGCAGACCAGGAGGCCCCTGAGTGCATCTGTATCCCAGGGCATGACCTTGCAGTGTCAGCCTCTCTGGGAGGCGGTGATTGCTCTGCCCTCCGGAAAAGGAGCCTATTAAGCTACTCGAGGCCCAGGACCTGCAAGGATAAGGCACCCTTATACCTGTGCCATTTTCCAAAGTCCAGTGAGATCATATTAAAGCCAGACCCGGGTCCCTAGAGCCTAGTCTGTAGGGACCTTACCACCTGTGGCCTGGGATGGCTCCATGCCTCTGCTGGGCTTCCATCCAGTTGCATTCTGTTTCTGTATGAGAAGGATGGTTTGTCCATGCCATGGCTCCTCAgacccttcccttctccctggcctgaTCCTGTGCGTTTTCTATACCTGTGTCAATCAGGTTTCTGGATACTGTGGCAGAAACCCAACTTCATCTGGCCCAAGAAAAGGGACATGGCTGACTCGTGTAAATTGCCTTCTCTTTGAGGGGCCCAGATCACAGTACTAGGACATGGACTTCCTCACTTGGATGCTCTGCCCTGATTTCACCTGGGACTAAGGCCTCCCCTGTATGGTGGTCGGGGGCAGGGGGCCTCCTTTGCAGGGAGACCTTCTAATCTTTCAGTCACACGGAAAGACCTTTAAAGGTAAAAGGTTGAGATTTCACTGGCCTAGCTCCAGGTCCTATGCTCATCTGTGCACCAGTCATTACACATGAGGAATTAGAATGCTAGAATCTGATTGGCCAGCACTCATACAGTTCCATCCCTGTGCTGAGACCGCTGGGCCTGAGCCTCTGAGAAAACAGAGGGAGCCCCATGGGAAAATTAAGATAGCCTAACCCTCGGAAACAGAGGTGTCAGGGATGCTGTAGATGGCAGAAATGAGATGGATCTGGCCTCAAGATGTGTGCCTGCCTCACTTCTGTCCCCTGTGTGAGCAGGGACAAGTCAGGACCTCCCCACCCTTCCTGTATTCTGTTGTCCTCTCCCTGCTGCAGGTACAGATAGCCTGAGCTCTTACCATAACTACTGCAAGAGCCCATGGTATGATCCAGATGGGCAGAGCATACTCAATGAGAGGCTCATGCAGCTCTGAGAACTCCTCGCTACACCCCTCTAAgtggcttctgcttctgctttgcttTGCAGGCTCGAGTCCGGAAGTTCGGTGCCAAATTGCTCCAGTTGTTGGCTGAGTGGACTGAAACCTTCCCACGGGACTTCGAAGAGGAGTCTACCATTGGACACCTAACAGACGTGGTGGGCCGCATTGCCCCATGTGACGAGGTGGGCCAGCCAGGGCGGACATCACTTCCCCTTCCTGTATCTTCTTGTCCAGGTCTTGAGCCAGTTTCCAACCTCCTCTGGGCTCCTCTCTCCCCACACTGCATAGCACAACCCCTCAATGAGCCCTCTGGAGCCCATGGAGGAACAAGGCCCTGCATAGCTGGGAGGGAATCCAAGGCCCTGTTTAGGCCCAGTATCTCTACCTCTCCCTTTTGTCCCAGAAATGGTAATTAGGTGATGAATAAGACCCACCAGTGGGCTCAGATGGACTGGTGGCCAGGCAGTGGCTCTCTGACCCACTAAGCCACCTGCAAAGTCCCATATTCAGGGACATGTGCTACAGAGGCCTCCTGCCCACTGCCCTGCTCCCCATGCAGAGTCAATCTGGCAGTCAGTGCTCATGGCCAAGGACCTATAATTTGGGGCAGGAGAAGGGCTCCACAGATGAACCACAAGAGCAACTAGGAGAGCAGGTTCCCCCAACTGCCTACTGCTGCTCTGCCAGCTCCCGGGATAGCTCCTCTACTCATGAGGAATGGAGTCATCTCTAGGGGTGACATTTGCCACAGGCTAACACACTCAGGGGTGTGTTCTGGATTACTGGCCAAAACtcttaggatatatatatatatatatatatatatatatatatatatatatattcattcttggGATATATGGGTGTCTCAATAAACCCAGGAAGGCCGATGGCATCTCTCATTAGAAGTAGTGTCTCAGGGCTGACatgactcagtggtgaagagcagaAGGATgggagttcagtttccagtgtcTACACCAAGCAGTTCACACCTTACCTGTAATTCAAACTCTAGGGGACTGCAGCCCTGTACTGgcctgagggcacctgcactgaagtgtacacacccacacacaaacacacatgcatctaattatttttttaattttaaaaatcctttcttttctttcttttattttcctttccttttctttttttagaaatgGGGTCTCCAAAGGAGAGATGATGGATTTTCCCTTGCAGGTGGAAGAGGGTGCCCCTACAGGAACCTCGTGTCCCTGCTCCCAGCTCAGGGCATAATCCAAAGCAGGCTGAGGAGATCTGAGCTCGGTGTGGAGTGGGCTTGTCCTTGCCCCATTCACAGAGTGCATGCTGCATGCCCAGAGCTGGGATCTCATGACAGAGATGGCACATTGTGCTCCATGCAGCATCGTTCTAGCTGGGCCCCTATAAGAGAAGTCACACTGAAGAAGGGAGCACTGCCAGGCACTAAGGCAGAAGAGTGAGGCTGGTCAGGAAGGCTTTGTAGCTGGGCTCCAGGGCCAGGATGGCCCCCACTGGAGCCAGTAAGAGGCCAGTCCTCAGGCAGGGCCTGTTCcttgcttttccttcctcctcttcttccctggcTGGCCTTCCCCACTCCACCCTGGAGCCCAGACAGCTGGTGCACATCAGCCAGAGATGTTCTACCCAAATTATTTCTCAATTCACACCCATAACCCTGAAGCCTTCTCCCCAACTAGCTTTCACTTTGGCCCCAACTGCCACATGTCCAATGTAGGGTCCTTTTTCAGGATGAAACAGGTCCCAGGATGTTTGCTGGTACTTGGCCTTGTCCAAAGAAGCACACGCGAGCGAGTGAGCgagcgcgtgcgcgcgcacacacacacacacacaccaacatatgcatgaacacacacacatgcatgcatgcacgcacaggAGCCTGCAGCAAGGGTTGAGTTTGGGGTGTGGGTATTCAGATCTGAGCACCTTCTCCCCTCGCCTCTGCCCTAGACCTACGGGAACAGAATGCATCAGCTCCTGCAGGCTCTGCACCAGAAACTGGCATCACTTGGCCAGGGGCCAGAAGGCTTGGTAGGAGCAGACAAGCCCATCTCATACAGGACCAAGCCACCGGCCTCCATCCACAGGGAGCTCCTAGGTGTCTGCAGCGACCCCTACACGCTGGCCCAGCAACTGACCCATGTGGAGCTGGTGAGTGGGACCCAGGGAAGGGAGCAATTACAGACAGCCAACACTGCCAGTCTTTCCCGACCTCGGGCTAGCCCAGGGATCCAGGTCCAGTGCCCAGGGCATTCTTGAACCTGGGACAGGAGGTCTAGAGGTGCCAGCATAAGAGTCTAGGCTGAGGACAGAGGAATTGGGTTCAAACTCTCATTAAGATGCTGTTCACTGTGTGCTCTTCTCAGGCCCAAGGAACTTTCCGTTTGGGCCCTACATGCATAGGTAGGGGgtgagttggggggagggagacTGCCCTCCCCAGCTTTCTAGAACTGCAGCTAAGCCCTCTCTCCTTCATGCAGGTAAAAGAGAATGAGCTGACCTCGCCCCAAACACATAGGACTCTATGTAGGTGCAGAGTCCAAAGGGCCccaagagaggcaagagaggGAAGTGGCAACTTCCTGCCACACTTTTACCCCTGATGGCACTCTTGCTGCCTCCCAGCATGTGTCCCTCCCCACACATCCCTCTTTTCCgactcttctcccttccccatgcAGGAGCGATTAAGACACATTGGACCTGAGGAGTTTGTCCAGGCTTTTGTGAACAAGGACTCTCTGTCGGACACAAAGGTAAAAGGTGCTTGGAAAGGCTGAGACAACAGTGGCCTCCACCCAGTGGTGGCCACATGGGAAGTGGAGCGGTGATATGGATGGATCTCACGGGCTGGGGGAGCCTCGATGATGCCCAGAACGGAATGGAGGGCCCCTGACCACTGCACCCTGGTCTTTTCAGATGGCAACAGCACTGAGTCCCAGGGAGTCCAGGGGATTGACTGGACGTACCCCATCAGATCACTCATCCAGCCAGGGTGCAGGCGTGGTCGGGAAGTCTGCTGTCACCTTGAGTCAGGCTTCAATCCTGGATAGAGATTGGATACAGGGTGCATCCTGTATGGCCTGGGACCTGCGGGTCCTTCCCTGTGCTTTTTGGAGGGCGCTTGTGCCCTCCAGCGGCCACTGAGGGAAGTGCCGGCTGTTGCCCCATGCTTGAAAAGATTGGGCAAGTTGAGGCCACACTAGGATTTAGAGCTACGGCTTCTTGATCATAGAGAGGCCCAACCACTAGAGTAGGGTGTCTAACCAAAGGGCTAGAGCCAGTCAGAGCTGGAAGCATCCTCTATTTATGGCTCCACCTAACAAAAAGAGTGAAAATTAAGTGCTGTAGTGTGTGACTGCCTCTCTTGTCTCTGAGAGAGCAAGGATCATAAGCTAGACGTAGTATGGTTTTGGAAGGAAAGCAGGGCTCTTGTATGCTGTTGGTAGAGATCACATGACTTTATGTAGCCGTATGTCCTCAAGCTGGGAATGGAAGGTCAAGGGCAGAGGACTTCCCTCCATGCAGGAAACCCTAGGTTCTAGTCAGTGCCAAtctcctggggtgggggggggatgtcACAGGTATGTAGTTGAGAATGTGAAATTCTTGTGAGATACTTGTCCATATTCTTGTTAGATACTGCAAGTGATAATTTTTAAACACTCATTGTAACATGAGACCTAAAAATGTATCAGTGAGTTTTCCACACACAGTGACATCCGCTGAACTGTCACACACCTTGGATATGTGATTATTGGCCACTTTAAAAAAGCCTGGAGACACTGAATGAAGCAGATCTCTCCACTGCTGGGGAGAGGGAAATCCATGAAAACCCTGAGGCTGTCAAGCACACAGAGGTGGAAAGGGGTTTTATAAGTTGCAATTTTCTCTTGCAAGCTTGAACTTCATCATTGGCAACAAATGCTGTGAATTGTTTTCTTGGAGGAGGCAAGCTTTTCACTCATTATCAAGGCACAATCAGCCAAATGCTGGTCTGAATAATGAGTTTCCCTGTCATTCAAGCCAAAATAATATTCAGTGAAAACCAGCAGTCCGTTCAGCTTGAGGCCATTCAGGTGCGGACAgtaattttttatattaattttgtaaCTGACAGCACTGAATAGAACTTTCTTTTAGGtattagggattgaacctagaaccttgtgcatgctaggcaagtgttctaccactgagccatcacatgagtgctgggagcctctagcaaatgctcttaaccactgagccatccctccagcccctgaaacagtatttgttttatttctgtggcaGCCATAAAATAGAAACCCCTCAGGTATAGGAGGGACAAGACTAGTGGACAGGCCTTCCTCTCTCACTGTAAGTCTCTGATGCTAAGATCGTTACTTAAGGGGGGACACGCCCGGCCCAGTTTTGCTTACAGCACCAGCTTGCACCCCTGCTACAACATCAAGCAGGAGAGTTGAGAGAAGACAGCcttcttttcctgattttagaaggaACACTTTTAGCAGCCCATACCTGAGCATGTTTGCTGTTAGGTTATTTCTTCAGGCATCAGAAAGGTGCCTTCCTTCTTGGTTTGTCAAGAGGTCCCTCATGCATGGTTGTTaagttttgttgatttctttctccagctcTATTACCCTGCACGGACTGAAGGCATTAGAGGTAGCCTCAGATGCACTGGTATGCATTAGCATCACATTAAGGAAAAGAACCTAGCACTTCCTCTTGGAGGACTTTGACCAAGAGCGAGCCCAAATCTGAATTCTCCACTCCTCTCCATGTGTCTCCTGTTTCTGTGTAGCTTATGGTTTCTGGCCTGTCtgtagtctgtctgtctgtaatcTTTCTGTCTATAGTCTGTCTGTCAGATGAGTCTGGTTCCATGCCTGCCTTCATGAGGCTTTGGGAATCTGTCCCTAACAAAGGGCTCTGTTCTCCTTTATTAAACAGTGCAGAAGGCATCACATGAGGAAAGACTGAGGGACACTACAGAAACCTCTAACAGTTTCACAAGGGATGAACCTGCCCATTTCAGCTGACCCAGATAACAAACAGTTCTGCAAACAGACTGTCTCCATGCTGTTTTCAGCATTTGTGGAAAATAGTTATTGTAAAAGGTCTCTTTTGCCTCATTCACTATTTCCAGCAAATGATTTTCatagcacacatacaaacatgcatgcattgcTCTGGGCCAGGGGCATGGACGAAtacataatttaagattaaaGCTATGCATTAGCTTAGGCTGCAAAATCTGATTGTGGGAAATCTAAGCAAGTACGGATGTTGTTAACACTGTTCTCTTAGAGGCAGGTTGAACAAACAGTCAGAGTACACAGCAGAGTACCAGTCCCTCTTCAGGGACCTCAAGGCATATTATACCTTGGCTGTAAGGTCCAACAAAAGTTCCCGGCTCTGAGATGTAGGAGATATTCTCATAGCAATGCATCACCACAGAACTCATATGTTGCTTCTCCTCTAAACGGTGaggggattgtttttgttttttttttttatcaatgttGAATCCACCTTACATTTATGAAATGAGCAGAACTGGGATAAGATAAACCTTCATCTCTTCCATGCATCCCTGGGTCCTGTGTGCTGTTCTGTTTAGAGTCTCTGCTACTGTTAAGCAGTAGACTGATCTGTTACTTTTCTTCCTGACACTATTTTTGGctactctttctcttttctctgttatgcacaaggccctgggtttcatgccagcaccacagaaaagaaatatttatctgTATGGGTATCTAATCTATCTACCTACTTGTCTAtctctcatctgtctgtctgtccatctgctgcctgcctgtctgtttgTCTTAGTCTGTATATGTCACAGATAAATGAAGGCTATCTagcacatatttttttctgtaggaCACACCATAACCTTTGTGTGCTTAGGAATAAAAATATATCACTCCAGTATTATTCTTGGAATCCTTTCAAAACCCTGAAACTATTctccaaagaaaacacaaaaataaaagagacactAAACAAAGGATCCTTGCTCAAAGAAACAAGACATAATAGCTTCATTTAGTCCAGTCTTCACTGGAAACACTTATATAAGTTGAGTGGTTCAAATATTTTGCCCTTCTGTCCCTGCACACCAAAGGATAGGACAGTAATGCAAGTTATTGGAACTGCAAAAAAAATTAAGCAGTAGACTAATTTGCAGATACAGAATCTATGGATAATAAATATTGATAGTGTATGCATCAGTAAATTTTGAGTTACAGCCTCGTTAATTCATGTATTTGTACTTCATCTGGTGCTGTGGACAGAACTACGGACTTCCATATTGCAGTCTATTGCTGAACTTTATACCCCAGTCCTCCTCTTTGTCTTCTCCCCTGCACTGTAATGGTGGGGATGagcccagggccaccagcctGTAGGAAGGAGACCAGGAAAATACACAAGGGGTCATTGTGTTTCTGGCCAACTCTGAGAATGTCACAGTGTCTGGGTTCTCTATGATGACTGTGATCTGATTCTGAACTCTAAAATCTTACCAACAAGGAGACTCAGACTATGTCTTTTCTAGCCCCGCTTCAGTGACAAGACTAACAACGTAGAGGCCTACGTGAAGTGGTTCAACAGACTGTGCTATCTCGTAGCGACAGAAATATGCATGGTGAGTAGCCGGTTTGGCCCTGCCTGCCAGCCAGAGGCTACCTGGGGGCTGGAAGGATGTACTGAATCCCAACCTCCCAAGTCCAAAGTATGGCTGGACCACCATGCCAGACCAGGCTCACCTCTCCCCTCCAGTGAATGTCCCCTGTAGGTAGATCTCAGGGTGGCTCCACCAGCCAAGGCTGCAGAGGAAGTCAAGCCATTTGCTGAGGAGGGTGGGCAGCCCATTGTGTGCCTCAGTCTGGGCCTATCTGAACTGGAAAATAGCACATTAAAAGTCCAGGCCAACaatgagattaaaaataaatctattcctaagtcctttctttcatttaacaTCAAGCCCCTATTGCTTTTTACTAGAGTCTTGAGTGTAATCTAAAGCTCTGCTGTTGTTAGTGCTGTTAGTAAATGACATTTGGAGGAGAAAAGCAGGTTATTGCTACAGGTGCCACTGTATCTATTAGCCTTGCTTTGAATATGTTTATTCAATGTTCTGGAGGATATGAAGGATTTCACCCAAACCATCAGTCTCCAGTGCACTTTTTATCTGTCattttctggaaatagaaaatgatgGACCATAATTCGTAAAAAAACTGAATTGCAAAGCAAATCCAGGCCAGTGGCTGCTTCTTCAGCAGGAAGTTCTGGCATCCTGGTGTTAGACACACCGGGCATGGTCTGCTtgtcatcttcttttcttttataccAACAGCACTGTCCTCTAAGGTGAAGCACAACCGGACCTGACTGGTCCAATTGGGCCCATTGGGTACAAGCAGTGAGACAGAGATCAAGGGTCAGTGCTCATTAGGGGTCGGCCCCTGAGAGAGGAACAGGGCGGTCAAGCATGTGCTAAGGGAGAAACTGCCCTGTGGTGTCCATAGTGGGGTGAAATGTCAGCCTTTATCTAAACCTCACCTGACTGTCACTGTCATCAGTAAGTGTTGCCATTTGAAGGACAGGACTAGACCTTAGGTGGGCAGCTCTGCAGCAGAGACCTGTCCTTGGAGGGCCTTTGGTGGCACATCTACAGAGGTGTCACAGTATACTATGGTGGCTAGAGAGACTACTGTTGTATTGACAGGCAAGCAGGATCCACCTGAGTTGTACTGGCCTGGCTCCGTTCCCATAGTCACATTACTGGATCAGCAGATAAGCCAGGGTTTACCAGGGTTTACCTGTGTGGAGGCTGGACAGAGCACAAGTAGTC
Encoded here:
- the Rasgef1c gene encoding ras-GEF domain-containing family member 1C isoform X2, whose translation is MPRTLSASDMVTPGSLSPPPTESTEGEQAGQPLLDGAPSSASLDTLIQHLVPTADYYPEKAYIFTFLLSSRLFIEPRELLARVCHLCIEQQQLDKPVLDKARVRKFGAKLLQLLAEWTETFPRDFEEESTIGHLTDVVGRIAPCDETYGNRMHQLLQALHQKLASLGQGPEGLVGADKPISYRTKPPASIHRELLGVCSDPYTLAQQLTHVELERLRHIGPEEFVQAFVNKDSLSDTKPRFSDKTNNVEAYVKWFNRLCYLVATEICMPAKKKQRAQVIEFFIDVARECFNIGNFNSLMAIISGMNMSPVSRLKKTWAKVKTAKFFILEHQMDPTGNFCNYRTALRGAAHRSLTAHSSREKIVIPFFSLLIKDIYFLNEGCANRLPNGHVNFEKFLELAKQVGEFITWKQVECPFEQDPSITHYLYTAPIFSEDGLYLASYESESPENQTEKERWRSLRSSILGKT